The following coding sequences are from one Pelmatolapia mariae isolate MD_Pm_ZW linkage group LG4, Pm_UMD_F_2, whole genome shotgun sequence window:
- the si:ch211-195b15.7 gene encoding synembryn-A, with translation MVPDIERIIESIVRRDQDSVQLLLNSYNTQYAECFFFNTEAQERRKQQQLEEFRKKKFRDCAPASDSDVDSDDENAELLLRQDLSAALLCFIGSQLQPAVLRVCLHTLRILSRDHRALGHMVTDSALLTLAHMGGIVIPQTCIQQENKDAEDHVGRSCSTTHIRAVSSCEQGAEAGTAPSGCSVVSFSVLAEGAVSPATRGSVNHCYQQKHDGEHVTLTRGKKDTQQDNSEEQEKEEDGEVCRKEALKVLCNVIYNSPRAQERASALRLLQGLWESLKEEIWSKVPLSCHFYKLRLLFLLTALRPELRLQLQQERGVSVLTKALEQCLAVSWGVEYEVLTDSKQAPISMEVSQKVIEILKTLFNITHMFHRQEPDEEDAALYRHLVAVLRHCLLLSCEGEDTLEELQGHTVNVLSALPLTCLDVLVSVQVDQASHQCEGVNMDCVHKLLLFMNRRLNRGQKLKEKLTPVLNLLTESSRVHRETRHYLRQKILPPLRDVAIRPEQDSSLRGQLVRLMTHVDTDVKDCAAELLFVLCKENVSRFVKYTGYGNAAGLLAARGLLNGRMSSSNSQYSSDSDSDTEEYREAKAKINLVTGRVEADQPDPMEGMTDEEKEEEARHLISMINRLSRDQIIQPMGVTAEGRLAPLWGQMSDCTLEEEEEEELNLMPEGSKDSQME, from the exons ATGGTTCCAGACATAGAGAGGATTATTGAGAGCATCGTCCGCAGAGACCAGGACAGCGTGCAGCTTCTGCTCAACAGCTACAACACACAG TATGCAGAGTGCTTCTTTTTCAACACTGAGGCACAGGAGAGGCGAAAG cagcaacaactgGAAGAG TTCAGGAAGAAAAAATTCAGGGACTGTGCTCCTGCTTCCGACTCTGACGTTGACTCAGATGATGAGAATGCAGAGCTTCTGCTCCGGCAG GATCTGTCTGCAGCCCTGTTGTGCTTCATTGGTAGTCAGCTACAGCCGGCGGTTTTACGAGTTTGCCTGCACACACTGCGTATCCTGTCCCGTGACCATAGGGCCCTGGGGCACATGGTCACTGATAGCGCCCTTCTCACATTAGCACACATGGGAGGCATCGTCATACCACAGACATGCATACAGCAAGAAAATAAGGACGCTGAAGATCACGTGGGCAGATCATGCAGCACGACCCATATTAGAGCTGTGAGTAGTTGTGAGCAGGGTGCAGAAGCTGGCACTGCCCCGTCTGGGTGCTCTGTGGTTTCATTTTCTGTTCTTGCTGAAGGAGCTGTCTCTCCAGCCACACGTGGTTCAGTGAATCACTGCTATCAGCAGAAACATGATGGAGAGCATGTGACGCTCACCCGTGGCAAAAAAGACACCCAACAAGATAACAGTGAGgaacaagagaaggaggaggatggagaggTGTGCAGGAAGGAAGCCTTGAAAGTCTTGTGTAATGTCATCTACAACAGCCCCCGGGCACAGGAGAGAGCCAGTGCGCTAAg GCTATTGCAAGGTTTGTGGGAGAGTCTGAAGGAGGAGATCTGGAGTAAAGTGCCACTCAGCTGCCACTTTTACAAGCTGAGGCTACTCTTCTTACTGACAgccctaagacctgaactcagGCTGCAGCTGCAACAG GAGCGGGGAGTGTCAGTGCTGACCAAAGCCTTGGAACAGTGTCTGGCTGTGAGCTGGGGCGTGGAATATGAGGTGCTTACCGACAGTAAACAAGCTCCCATTTCCATGGAGGTGTCCCAGAAGGTCATTGAGATCCTCAAGACACTCTTCAACATCACTCACATGTTCCACAGGCAGGAGCCTGATGAG GAAGATGCTGCCCTCTATCGACACCTAGTGGCTGTGCTGCGCCATTGTCTGCTCCTGTCATGTGAAGGAGAAGACACATTAGAAGAACTCCAAGG GCACACGGTGAATGTCCTCTCAGCATTGCCACTGACATGTCTGGATGTCCTGGTGTCTGTCCAGGTGGACCAAGCATCCCATCAGTGCGAGGGGGTCAACATGGACTGTGTCCACAAATTGTTGCTCTTTATGAACAGACGGCTAAACAGG GGCCAAAAGCTGAAGGAGAAACTAACACCTGTACTGAATCTACTGACTGAGAGTTCTCGGGTACACAGGGAGACGCGCCACTACTTACGGcaaaag ATCCTACCTCCACTGAGGGATGTTGCCATCAGACCTGAGCAGGACAGCTCCCTCAGAGGCCAGCTGGTCCGCCTAATGACCCACGTTGACACAGATGTGAAGGATTGTGCTGCTGAACTGCTGTTTGTGCTCTGCAAAGAAAATG TCAGCCGATTTGTCAAATATACTGGATATGGCAATGCTGCAGGGCTGTTGGCAGCTCGGGGACTGCTTAATGGAAGAATGAGTTCTAGTAACAGCCAGTACTCCAGCGACTCAGACTCAGACACAGAAGAGTACCGAGAGGCCAAAGCCAAGATTAACCTGGTGACTGGCCGGGTAGAAGCAGACCAGCCTGATCCAATGGAGGGCATGACGGAcgaagagaaagaagaggaggcaCGTCACCTCATCAGTATGATCAACAGACTGTCACG TGACCAAATCATTCAGCCAATGGGTGTGACAGCAGAGGGCAGACTGGCTCCACTTTGGGGCCAAATGAGTGACTGCACgctggaagaagaggaagaggaagaattGAATCTGATGCCAGAGGGGAGCAAAGACAGTCAGATGGAATAG